In the genome of Dehalococcoidia bacterium, one region contains:
- a CDS encoding 3-oxoacyl-ACP reductase FabG: MYDLSGKVALVTGAGGEHGFGRAIANRLAKEGADVAVNDVSINPYSTKANSWSGLEDVVTEIKAKGKNSIALVGDVSDSAQVDEMVQETIDHFGKIDILINNAGSRPGPDRVLLVDLTEEAFDEVQRINVKGTFLCTRAVARHMVQRQGPGKIVNISSTAGKRGLPRYAAYTASKFALVGFTQSVAHELGEYKINVNAICPGLAETERVIHIANAVKPEGTDTDLHLRKMIEQRATVNPLGRITETEDIAKMAAFLCSEEANYLTGLALSVSGGDVMY; this comes from the coding sequence ATGTATGACTTATCTGGAAAAGTGGCATTAGTTACTGGAGCGGGAGGTGAGCACGGCTTTGGGCGTGCAATTGCCAATCGGTTAGCTAAAGAAGGAGCGGATGTTGCAGTGAATGATGTTTCAATCAATCCCTATTCAACAAAAGCGAATTCATGGTCAGGCCTAGAAGATGTTGTTACTGAAATCAAGGCAAAAGGCAAAAATAGTATTGCGCTTGTCGGTGATGTATCAGACAGCGCTCAGGTAGATGAAATGGTTCAGGAAACAATTGATCATTTCGGAAAAATCGACATCTTAATAAACAATGCAGGATCACGGCCTGGGCCTGATCGGGTGCTTCTTGTAGACCTTACAGAGGAAGCATTCGACGAAGTTCAACGTATCAATGTTAAGGGAACGTTCCTTTGCACAAGAGCAGTTGCCCGGCATATGGTGCAAAGGCAAGGGCCAGGGAAAATAGTTAATATTTCATCGACTGCGGGAAAAAGAGGGCTTCCAAGATACGCCGCATACACCGCTTCAAAATTCGCTTTAGTCGGGTTTACTCAATCGGTTGCCCATGAGCTAGGTGAGTACAAGATAAATGTAAATGCCATCTGCCCTGGGCTTGCAGAAACCGAAAGAGTGATTCACATAGCGAATGCAGTTAAGCCTGAAGGTACTGATACTGATTTGCATCTGAGGAAAATGATAGAACAGAGAGCCACCGTGAATCCGTTAGGAAGGATCACAGAAACGGAAGATATAGCCAAAATGGCAGCGTTCCTCTGTTCTGAGGAAGCAAACTATCTCACTGGACTAGCGCTGTCAGTATCGGGCGGAGATGTTATGTATTAG
- a CDS encoding amidohydrolase: protein MQKIDIFNHILPKPYFDKITSMSEGGAYMMKRVSAIPMLYDVDARFEKIDQFGEDYKQVFSLNLPPIEVVAGPEDSPELAQIANDGMAEVANKYPDRFPGYVAALPMNNVQASLDEIDRAVGKMGARGIQIFTNVNGRALDDPELMPIFEKMAAYDLPIWLHPTRSAQFADYVDEDRSWYDMWWAFGWPYETSVAMGRIVMSGLFDKHPDIKIITHHLGGMVPFFEGRVGPGLDQLGRRSDDPHEAGTLARLEKRPYDYFRMFYADTATFGSIPATECGLAFFGADHVLFASDAPFDPEKGSGYIRSTLSVMDGITASIEDKEKIYELNARRLLKL, encoded by the coding sequence ATGCAAAAAATTGATATTTTCAATCACATACTTCCAAAGCCATACTTCGACAAGATTACGAGCATGAGTGAAGGAGGGGCGTACATGATGAAACGCGTCTCCGCAATTCCTATGTTGTATGACGTTGATGCAAGGTTTGAGAAGATTGATCAATTTGGGGAGGATTACAAGCAGGTTTTTTCGCTTAATTTGCCTCCAATTGAAGTTGTAGCTGGTCCGGAAGACAGCCCGGAATTGGCTCAGATTGCAAATGACGGTATGGCAGAGGTTGCTAATAAGTACCCTGATCGATTCCCTGGCTATGTGGCGGCATTACCAATGAATAATGTCCAAGCATCTTTGGATGAAATTGACAGAGCGGTAGGGAAAATGGGTGCCCGTGGGATTCAAATTTTTACTAATGTAAATGGCCGTGCATTAGATGACCCGGAGCTTATGCCAATATTTGAAAAAATGGCTGCATACGATCTTCCGATATGGCTGCATCCTACTCGTTCTGCTCAATTTGCTGATTATGTAGATGAAGACCGATCATGGTATGACATGTGGTGGGCTTTTGGATGGCCATATGAGACAAGCGTTGCTATGGGTCGAATAGTGATGTCTGGATTGTTTGATAAGCACCCTGATATCAAAATAATTACTCATCACTTGGGCGGAATGGTTCCGTTTTTCGAAGGCCGTGTAGGCCCTGGGCTGGACCAGCTTGGAAGGCGTAGCGATGACCCTCATGAGGCTGGTACTTTAGCTCGATTAGAAAAACGTCCTTATGATTATTTCCGGATGTTCTATGCCGATACCGCAACCTTTGGTTCTATTCCAGCGACTGAATGTGGGCTCGCATTTTTTGGTGCAGATCATGTCCTTTTTGCTTCAGATGCGCCATTTGACCCCGAAAAAGGTTCCGGATATATAAGATCCACGCTCAGTGTGATGGACGGAATAACTGCCTCAATTGAAGATAAAGAAAAAATTTACGAGTTGAATGCTCGCAGACTTTTGAAACTATGA
- a CDS encoding amidohydrolase, with the protein MAEIIDADTHIIEHPGVWEYFSEKNYHRRPQLASVEATEAGGNRDFVWLINGNAVPKKHGKGSYAVAVGGSDSENNRTDIRNEVRYITDPKARVEDMDKRGVDKEIVFPTVLLAYITDDVELEIEICKSYNTYMANAWREAGDRMRWVVVPPLRNIEESIKQIEYAHDNGAVSVFFRGVEGDRSLAESYFAPVYETANRLNMAISIHTGGGSPGMLQVFDRSFSHNLPHVRSLPLFAFRDLVAHKIPEKYPNLRFGFIEASASWVPYVIHHMKRSVRGATLGANPDAALEYGPQLFKDYRLYIASETDEDIPYLLNYIGEDNIIMGSDYGHQDQSKDNGMVAVMRNRNDIEPHVIEKILTSNPAKYYGI; encoded by the coding sequence ATGGCTGAAATAATCGACGCAGATACCCATATAATTGAACACCCAGGTGTTTGGGAATACTTTTCCGAAAAAAATTACCACCGCAGGCCGCAGCTTGCGTCGGTTGAGGCAACTGAAGCGGGGGGAAATAGGGATTTCGTGTGGCTAATCAATGGTAATGCTGTGCCAAAAAAACACGGAAAAGGAAGCTATGCAGTAGCCGTTGGTGGTTCTGATTCTGAAAACAATCGTACGGACATCAGAAATGAAGTTCGTTACATTACAGATCCTAAAGCGCGTGTTGAAGATATGGATAAAAGAGGTGTAGATAAAGAAATTGTTTTCCCTACTGTTTTACTAGCCTACATCACTGATGATGTTGAACTAGAAATTGAAATTTGCAAAAGCTACAACACTTATATGGCAAATGCATGGCGCGAAGCAGGTGATCGCATGCGTTGGGTTGTAGTGCCACCGTTGCGCAATATCGAAGAATCAATCAAGCAAATTGAATATGCTCATGACAATGGGGCGGTCAGCGTTTTCTTTAGAGGTGTAGAGGGTGATCGTTCCCTTGCAGAGTCTTATTTCGCTCCCGTATATGAGACGGCAAATCGATTAAACATGGCCATCAGCATTCATACCGGAGGAGGATCACCAGGAATGCTCCAAGTATTCGATAGGTCATTTTCTCATAATCTCCCGCACGTTCGGTCTTTACCATTATTCGCATTCCGCGACTTAGTGGCTCATAAAATCCCTGAAAAATATCCAAATCTTCGATTTGGCTTTATTGAAGCATCTGCTTCTTGGGTACCCTATGTAATACACCACATGAAACGTTCAGTAAGAGGAGCAACATTAGGAGCTAATCCAGATGCAGCGTTGGAATACGGTCCACAATTGTTTAAGGATTACCGCCTCTATATCGCCTCTGAGACTGACGAAGATATTCCTTACTTACTAAATTACATTGGTGAGGACAATATAATCATGGGCTCCGACTATGGGCATCAGGATCAATCCAAAGACAATGGAATGGTAGCCGTCATGCGCAATCGAAACGACATTGAACCGCATGTCATTGAGAAAATATTAACCAGCAACCCTGCAAAATATTACGGTATATAA
- a CDS encoding dienelactone hydrolase family protein: MIDSHVLPSGQTIWVAKPSAISKATIPAVMWLHERYGVVQHPKEMAVKLANAGYVGVCPDLFHRFEGDKQALSEGSARVVIRDNEALEDIDEVIEFLSSTNYADPQRIGIIGVCQTGRQPMLYAANRPDTRAVVALYGGPEEIEWSPTEEHPVSIHEFIRKINCSVLGLFGEADHIISVDAIRKMRDTLEAHYKSYRFRIYKDAPHGWFNDTMPGRYRPEPTEYAWKEILDYLENAFSTEPSERVIWDFESDISSGYNFANNVRLE; the protein is encoded by the coding sequence ATGATTGATTCCCACGTACTACCAAGTGGCCAGACGATATGGGTGGCAAAACCTAGCGCAATTAGCAAGGCTACTATCCCTGCAGTCATGTGGTTGCATGAGCGGTATGGTGTAGTACAGCACCCTAAAGAGATGGCAGTGAAGCTTGCTAACGCGGGTTATGTTGGTGTGTGCCCCGATTTATTCCACCGTTTTGAGGGAGATAAGCAAGCCCTGTCCGAAGGCTCTGCAAGAGTAGTCATCAGAGATAATGAGGCGTTAGAAGACATAGATGAAGTTATAGAGTTTCTCTCATCTACCAATTATGCTGACCCTCAACGAATTGGTATTATTGGGGTTTGCCAAACTGGACGGCAGCCTATGCTATACGCAGCAAATCGCCCTGATACTCGAGCGGTGGTGGCTTTATACGGAGGGCCGGAGGAAATAGAATGGTCGCCAACCGAAGAACATCCCGTATCCATTCATGAATTCATTAGAAAAATTAATTGCAGCGTCTTGGGTTTATTTGGAGAGGCAGACCATATCATTTCAGTCGATGCAATCAGGAAAATGAGGGATACACTTGAAGCGCATTATAAAAGCTACAGATTTAGAATCTACAAAGATGCCCCTCATGGTTGGTTTAATGACACAATGCCTGGGCGATATAGGCCTGAGCCAACAGAATATGCTTGGAAAGAAATTCTTGATTATTTAGAAAATGCTTTTTCTACTGAACCTAGCGAAAGAGTTATATGGGATTTTGAGAGTGATATTTCCTCAGGATACAATTTTGCTAATAACGTACGACTTGAATGA
- a CDS encoding DUF5679 domain-containing protein gives MQAYCVKCRDKRDMSGPRDEQTKNGKPIIKGTCGVCNTGLNIIGKTIAQMG, from the coding sequence ATGCAAGCATACTGTGTTAAATGTAGGGATAAGCGTGATATGTCCGGTCCTCGTGACGAGCAGACAAAAAATGGTAAGCCAATCATTAAAGGTACGTGCGGTGTTTGCAACACTGGACTTAACATTATTGGTAAAACCATCGCTCAGATGGGATAA